The Calliphora vicina chromosome 3, idCalVici1.1, whole genome shotgun sequence genome contains a region encoding:
- the CaMKI gene encoding calcium/calmodulin-dependent protein kinase type 1 yields MPLFGKKDSAKKSKAKEIKELNKTIPIEDKYNLHGLLGTGAFSEVRLAESKEEPSKHYAVKIIDKKALKGKEESLENEIRVLRRFSANHQNDNAAAAAATDTSGNRLTHPNIVQLYETYEDKSKIYLVMELVTGGELFDRIVEKGSYTEKDASDLIRQILEAVDYMHEQGVVHRDLKPENLLFYSPDDDSKIMISDFGLSKMEDSGIMATACGTPGYVAPEVLAQRPYGKAVDIWSIGVISYILLCGYPPFYDENDANLFAQILKGEFEFDSPYWDDISESAKDFIRHLMCVNVEKRYTCKQALLHPWISGNAAGNKNIHATVSEQLKKNFAKSRWKQAYLAATVIRQMQRLAMGSSEGSRSNLLKDAKNNTSAQTTAEGDSTTSAIAGGGGGNGGTSNTINENTTSSSSSSNAAAELQNQRISSPNSTAADESSLNNSAQRNK; encoded by the coding sequence ATGCcgttatttggaaaaaaagattCGGCCAAAAAAAGTAAGGCCAAGGAGATAAAGGAACTAAATAAAACCATACCCATAGAGGATAAGTACAATTTGCATGGTTTGTTGGGTACAGGGGCATTTTCCGAGGTACGCTTGGCGGAGAGCAAAGAGGAGCCTAGCAAACACTATGCGGTAAAAATAATCGATAAGAAGGCATTGAAGGGCAAAGAGGAATCGTTAGAAAATGAAATACGTGTGTTGCGAAGATTTAGTGCCAATCATCAAAATGATAATGCCGCCGCCGCTGCTGCCACAGATACAAGTGGTAATAGATTAACACACCCGAATATAGTCCAGCTGTACGAAACGTATGAAGATAAATCAAAAATCTACCTGGTCATGGAGCTCGTGACCGGCGGTGAGCTGTTCGATCGTATTGTGGAAAAGGGTTCCTACACGGAAAAGGATGCCTCAGACTTAATACGACAAATACTCGAAGCCGTCGACTACATGCACGAGCAGGGAGTGGTGCACAGAGACTTGAAGccagaaaatttacttttctatagtCCAGACGATGACAGCAAGATTATGATAAGTGATTTTGGCCTCTCGAAGATGGAGGATTCCGGCATTATGGCAACAGCCTGTGGTACGCCCGGCTATGTGGCACCCGAGGTCTTGGCCCAGAGGCCCTATGGCAAAGCAGTGGATATTTGGAGTATAGGTGTCATCTCATACATTCTCCTCTGTGGTTATCCGCCATTCTACGATGAGAATGACGCCAACTTATTTGCCCAAATCTTAAAGGGCGAATTTGAGTTTGATTCACCCTACTGGGATGACATCAGTGAATCGGCTAAGGATTTCATACGTCATTTAATGTGTGTAAATGTTGAGAAGCGTTATACCTGCAAACAAGCATTATTACACCCCTGGATCTCTGGCAATGCCGCCggcaacaaaaatattcatgcaACGGTTTCAGAACAACTCAAAAAGAATTTCGCGAAATCTCGATGGAAGCAGGCCTACTTGGCCGCCACCGTCATACGACAAATGCAACGTTTGGCCATGGGCAGTAGCGAAGGCAGCAGAAGTAATCTGCTTAAGGACGCGAAAAACAACACTAGTGCACAAACAACCGCCGAAGGTGATTCAACAACTAGTGCCATTGCCGGTGGTGGAGGAGGGAATGGTGGAACTTCAAATACGATTAATGAAAATACgacgtcgtcatcatcatcatcgaaTGCTGCTGCTGAGTTGCAAAACCAAAGAATCTCATCGCCAAATTCTACGGCTGCTGATGAATCTAGCCTAAATAATAGCGCTCAGAGGAACAAATAA